A single region of the Coprobacter tertius genome encodes:
- the mutY gene encoding A/G-specific adenine glycosylase: MSIQYDENLSISGPLVKWYEENKRQLPWRETADPYLIWISEIILQQTRVAQGLDYFNRFVGRFPDVATLAEAPEDEVLKYWEGLGYYSRARNLHAAAHQIMTVFGGKFPETYEEVLSLKGIGEYTAAAICSFSYGLPHAVVDGNVYRVLSRLFALDTPIDSGAGKKMFFSLADDLLDRHRPGIYNQAIMELGALQCVPRSPRCEMCPLVVKCRAFADGNVESYPVKQGKTEVKPRYFNYLHILKDGDTWINRRSENDIWRNLYELVLIETEKEVSFEELVQMPRYKKLLPSSDEVVVSGIPVCRRHVLSHRIIHARFYTIEIVKESETLSQYKRVSMNEIGQYAFSRLTLSYFDEYRKRSADYTLW, encoded by the coding sequence ATGAGCATACAATACGATGAAAATTTGTCGATATCGGGTCCGTTAGTTAAATGGTACGAAGAAAATAAGCGGCAGCTGCCCTGGCGGGAGACCGCCGATCCGTATCTGATCTGGATATCGGAAATAATATTACAGCAAACAAGAGTAGCGCAGGGGCTCGATTATTTTAATCGTTTTGTAGGGCGATTCCCGGACGTAGCCACTTTGGCCGAGGCTCCCGAAGACGAGGTACTGAAATATTGGGAGGGGCTGGGCTATTACAGTCGAGCTCGTAATTTGCATGCGGCCGCTCATCAGATTATGACTGTTTTCGGAGGTAAATTTCCCGAAACTTACGAAGAAGTACTTTCGCTAAAGGGCATAGGCGAATATACTGCTGCGGCGATTTGTTCCTTTTCATATGGTTTACCGCATGCTGTTGTCGACGGAAATGTTTATCGGGTATTATCCCGTTTATTCGCTTTGGATACTCCTATCGATAGCGGAGCCGGGAAAAAAATGTTTTTTTCCTTAGCCGATGATTTGCTCGATCGTCATCGTCCGGGGATTTATAATCAGGCTATTATGGAATTGGGTGCGTTACAATGCGTACCGCGCTCTCCTCGTTGCGAAATGTGTCCGCTGGTGGTTAAGTGCCGGGCCTTTGCCGATGGAAATGTAGAGTCTTATCCCGTAAAGCAGGGAAAGACAGAAGTGAAACCCCGGTATTTTAATTATTTGCATATTCTTAAAGATGGAGATACCTGGATTAATCGTAGGTCGGAAAATGATATATGGAGAAATTTATATGAATTGGTTCTTATCGAGACCGAAAAAGAGGTCTCTTTTGAAGAACTTGTACAAATGCCCCGATATAAAAAACTTTTGCCTTCTTCAGATGAGGTTGTCGTTTCAGGGATTCCGGTTTGCCGCAGGCATGTTCTTTCTCATCGGATTATACATGCCCGTTTTTATACCATCGAAATCGTAAAAGAGTCGGAAACTCTTTCACAATATAAGCGTGTTTCGATGAATGAGATCGGACAATATGCTTTCTCCCGTCTGACGTTGAGTTATTTTGACGAATACCGAAAACGGTCGGCTGATTATACATTATGGTAA